The DNA region TTACATAAAAATAAAATTATAAATAAAAAATTATTATAATAACTAGCGAAGCACGCTATATCTCTCCAATATTTCTTTTAGGTCTAGGAACTCGACTTCTAGACCCCTTAGGGTCCTCAGATATTTAGCGGCCTTGGCGGAGTTGGTAGTTACCTTCCTCACCCCCATATCCTCCAAGGGAGAGACGACCATGCATGTGTCGGCCCATATCTTCGCGCCGAATCTGTCGAGGATGTTCTTCAGGCCAGATCTCTCGACCATTGAGAGCACGGCTCTAGATGTATAAAGCCAGAATTGGGTTGTGGCTTTCCTCCCGTTCACCATTTGAGCAATAGTTTTGAACTCTTGAAGGGAGAGATGTGGACATCCCAAAACCACTAGATCTGTTCTCCCATCGAATGTGCTCAGGTCCTCATATACTCCCCTTAAATCGCTTCTGGTCACCTCCACCTCTCGATCGACCGATCGAAGCGGGTTTGGCGTCACTCCCGGGACATGAAATATCTCTATGGAGCCCGATGCCGCTCCAGCAGCCGATAAGGCCTTCATCTCTGGTACGGATCCGCTCACGAGGTACACTGGGACGGCATTGGGGTATTCCCTACCCACGAGGAAGGCTAGAGCGTAGTAATCCGAGAGGCTTTTCATTTCAGGGGGCTTAACTCTGAAATCGGGCCTCCTATTGATCTCTAGATGCCTATTGTAGAGAGAAGTGTACCCGGTCGCGGCCGAAACTATCGTCTTGGTCCCTCCTTCCCTGTTAGTCTTAGCTCCGAGTACGCTATTTGCATAGGCGACCGCACTAGATTCCCCCCAAGATATGTGCTCCCCGAAGTGGGGTAGGTTTCCCACCAAGTAAGGGGTGCATGTAAAGGACGGGATCGCTCCCATCTGCAGAAGGGATTCTACTATGCTCAGCTGACTACTTGCAAAGCTCTCTGGAACTCCCATCTCTCTCCACCTGGCCAGATCCATTCCTAGAGGATTAGTTGTCGCTAGAACCCTGAATCTCACCCTTTCCTTCATCTCCTCCAGCCACTCCCTCCCCGCATCGCCTATAGTTGCATACGAGACTCCGGATACGTGCACCGAGCTCACTCTGACGAAACCCTCAGCTCCGGATATGGAGGCCTCCTTCTCCAAGTACCTCCTGAACTCATCGGGGACCTCCGGATCCTCAAGCCTGAGCTCTCTTCCTCCCTTCAATTCTACAGGTATTCCGGCCAGTTCCGCACTGATAGTTATGCTGTCCGGCTCTTCCAAGACTATCTTGAGAGGGGCTGTCCCGTACTTCCTTAGGCTGAAGAAGACGTACGCTCCCACGGTAGACCCAATGGAGTGGGGTATGTACAGCACCTTCCCCGCGATGCTTTCCCCTCTCTGGGGGTGATCCTGTTGAATTATCTTACCAGTCTTCAGGTCTATTCCATCGAGCCAAGAAATTGGATGGGTGAGTCTCAGCTCCTTCAAATTCCCGTGAACCTCCTCACGGCCTCCTCATCCATCCTCCTGATAAGGGCCACCAGTAGCTTTATGGCGGACTCCACATCGTCCGGAGACATTATCGAGCTGTGAGAATGAATATGCCTTGTGGGAACTCCTAACACAATTGATGGGACTCCGTACTTATGCAGATGCACCCTTCCAGCGTCAGTACCTCCTCTAACAGCAGAGAGCTGATAGGGTATGTTTTCCTCCACCGCTACTTCTATCACGAACTCCTTTAAGCGGGAGTTGGGGATCATGCTTCTGTCCCAAGTCAGTATCGAGACGCCTTCGCCCATCTTAGCTGGAGCCTCACTCGGAGACACGCCAGGTGAGTCGCCTGCTATGTCTACATCAACGGCGATGAAGACATCCGGGTCCACCACATCCGCTGCAGTCTCGGCACCCCTCAGACCGACTTCTTCCTGGACAGTTGCCACTGCGTAATAGGTGTTGGGATGCTGAACTCCGCTCTCTCTAAGCCTCTTGAGGGCCTCCATTACTATGAATGCCCCCACTCTATCGTCGAACGCCTTGCCCAACCATGCCTTGCCTCCCCTTAGCACCTCGAACGGAGCTAGAGGCGCCACAGGATCCCCTATCCTTATCCCCATCTCCTGCACTTGGTCCTTGTTCTTGGCGCCGACGTCTATATAGAGGTCCTTTATCTCTAAGGGCTTCTTTCTCTCCTCTGGGGTCATGAGATGGGGGGGCTTGCTCGTTATCACTCCCACGTAATCCCCTTTCTTCGTCCTTATGACCACCCTATGAGCGGGTAAGGTTGTGGAGACCCAGCCTCCCAAGGGCTCGAACTTGAGGAAACCATTATCCTCGATGGAGACTATTATGAAGCCGACCTCGTCACTATGGCCCGCTGCCATTATCCGAGGTCTATCGCTCGTTCCAGTCTTCTTCATTATGAGCGAACCCAGCCTGTCAGTCCGCACCTCGTCTGCAAACGATGAATACCTGTCCTTGAGCATCCTCAGGGGTTCTATCTCGAATCCAGAGGGACCAAAAGCCTCAGAAAATCTAGAAAAGAAGGAGATAGTTTCCTCGTCCATATGACCTAGCCCTACTAGCAGGTAAATAACTTTATCCCTGACTGAAGCGCTTCATCGCGATGGAAGGGAAAAGACCGGGTCAGTACATGATATCTGAAATCTTAGAGCAACCAGAGGCGATAAGGCGTACGTTAGATAAGGCTAAGAGTGAGGCGATGGAGGCGGCCCGTCGCTTGAAGGGGAGATTCGTCTACACTACGGGGAGTGGTTCCAGCTACCACGCGTCCTTGGTTCTAGGGAGAACGCTGATGAAGATATCCGGTTCACGAGTGATCTCCATTCAAGCCTCTGAACTGCCTGATTGGCTACCCAATGACCTAGAGGGTTCCGCCTTGGTTGCCTTCTCCCAAAGTGGGGAGAGTAAGGATGTGCTGACGGCAGTTAGGAGATTTAGGGAATTGAACCCGGTCGAGCCTATAATTGGGATAACTAATACTCCGGCTAGCACCCTAGCTAAGCTATCGGACCAAGTGATCCTAACCCGGGCCGGTGAGGAGAGAGCTATCGCAGCTACTAAGAGCTATACCACTCAGCTAGCGGCATCCTTCCTACTCTCCGTCAGCTTGGCCTCGATCCAAGGTAGGGAGGTAGATCGCTTCATCACTGAGCTCGAACTCCTGCCGGAGAAAGTAAATCGATCCATAGATGCATCAAGATCACCTGCTCACGATCTGGCATTCAAGATAGCCGGGAAGCCCGTAGGTTTCGTCCTCGGCAAGGGTCCCAACTACCCTACAGCACTGGAGGCGGCACTGAAACTCAGGGAGACCTCCAACCTGCACTACGTCGGATATGCCGCTAGGGAGTTCCTTCACGGGCCCATTCAGCTGGTAGATAGGGGGACACCGGTCATATTCCTCAATTGGAGGGAAGTGAAGGAGGTCGTGCAGAAGGTATCCTCCTTCGGAGGTGAACCCTTATTGGTTGGTGAGGATGGGGATTTCTCCTTACCGCCCACCGAGTACGAATTCTCGCCCGTGTTGATGGTCATACCGATGCAGCTCCTCTCCTATGAGGCATCCATTTTAAGGGGTCTGGATCCTGATAGGCCTGAGAAGCTTTCAAAGGTGGTGAGGGAATGAAGCTCCTTCTACTCGAGATTGACAATGTCCTCTATGACTCTAACCTACTAAAGGGAATCGCTAGGGAGTGGGCTGTTACCGCAATGAAGGAAGCCGGCCTTCCTGTGGACTTCGACACTGCGATGGAGACCCTAATGGAAGTTGTAAGGGAGAGAGGTGAGGATTATCCTTTCCACTTTAATGAGATGATGGTCAAGCTAGGGCTGAAGGAGGATTACAGGGTCATCGCCGCCGGAGTCATAGCGTACCATGACGTTAAAAGGGCGTTTCTGAAGCCAATTCCGGGAATAATAGACGCCATCTTAGCTGCGAGAGAGAGCGGTTTTAGGATTGGGGTTTTCTCTAGGGGAGATCCGGTGAAGGAGTGGGAGAAGATCTTGAGACTGAACATACACCATCTAATCCACGAGTCCTGGGTTGGGAGGGATTATACGCTGGAGAACGTGTTCTCCGGAGATTTCGATCCATATAAAACGATATATGTCTTGAATTCGGAGGAGTCATTAAGCGAGGCCATCAAAGCGCGTGTTAGGTTCATAGTGCGGATGACCGATAACGGCGCCGAGGTGTTGGAGGACGGCAGGACCGAGGAGGTATACGAGTTATGGAAGGTAGGAGCTGCTGTGAGAAGCCTTTTAGGAAGGCTATAGTCGG from Thermoproteota archaeon includes:
- a CDS encoding aconitase X; translation: MKELRLTHPISWLDGIDLKTGKIIQQDHPQRGESIAGKVLYIPHSIGSTVGAYVFFSLRKYGTAPLKIVLEEPDSITISAELAGIPVELKGGRELRLEDPEVPDEFRRYLEKEASISGAEGFVRVSSVHVSGVSYATIGDAGREWLEEMKERVRFRVLATTNPLGMDLARWREMGVPESFASSQLSIVESLLQMGAIPSFTCTPYLVGNLPHFGEHISWGESSAVAYANSVLGAKTNREGGTKTIVSAATGYTSLYNRHLEINRRPDFRVKPPEMKSLSDYYALAFLVGREYPNAVPVYLVSGSVPEMKALSAAGAASGSIEIFHVPGVTPNPLRSVDREVEVTRSDLRGVYEDLSTFDGRTDLVVLGCPHLSLQEFKTIAQMVNGRKATTQFWLYTSRAVLSMVERSGLKNILDRFGAKIWADTCMVVSPLEDMGVRKVTTNSAKAAKYLRTLRGLEVEFLDLKEILERYSVLR
- a CDS encoding SIS domain-containing protein → MISEILEQPEAIRRTLDKAKSEAMEAARRLKGRFVYTTGSGSSYHASLVLGRTLMKISGSRVISIQASELPDWLPNDLEGSALVAFSQSGESKDVLTAVRRFRELNPVEPIIGITNTPASTLAKLSDQVILTRAGEERAIAATKSYTTQLAASFLLSVSLASIQGREVDRFITELELLPEKVNRSIDASRSPAHDLAFKIAGKPVGFVLGKGPNYPTALEAALKLRETSNLHYVGYAAREFLHGPIQLVDRGTPVIFLNWREVKEVVQKVSSFGGEPLLVGEDGDFSLPPTEYEFSPVLMVIPMQLLSYEASILRGLDPDRPEKLSKVVRE
- a CDS encoding M42 family metallopeptidase, with the translated sequence MDEETISFFSRFSEAFGPSGFEIEPLRMLKDRYSSFADEVRTDRLGSLIMKKTGTSDRPRIMAAGHSDEVGFIIVSIEDNGFLKFEPLGGWVSTTLPAHRVVIRTKKGDYVGVITSKPPHLMTPEERKKPLEIKDLYIDVGAKNKDQVQEMGIRIGDPVAPLAPFEVLRGGKAWLGKAFDDRVGAFIVMEALKRLRESGVQHPNTYYAVATVQEEVGLRGAETAADVVDPDVFIAVDVDIAGDSPGVSPSEAPAKMGEGVSILTWDRSMIPNSRLKEFVIEVAVEENIPYQLSAVRGGTDAGRVHLHKYGVPSIVLGVPTRHIHSHSSIMSPDDVESAIKLLVALIRRMDEEAVRRFTGI